Proteins encoded by one window of Longimicrobiales bacterium:
- a CDS encoding DUF4159 domain-containing protein, translated as MRRLAQAGTLLAVVAVSIVFGGCTDDRMGEVRKYVAPKVVETDAERVPNEAFGGAFLGQDAPPAVGRPTAGGVLGPRLDPLETPGRWPFYWTRAVYAGYSRGGWGRSRSGSWATDYPKGDRQFLVVLKRLVRLNAYDWENAVDLADPKIRRFPIIYAVEVGRMDMNEAQVEGLRGYLDAGGFLIVDDFWGSREWAQFEYNMTRVFPGRSIQSIPLDHPLFSAFYDIDEILQVPNINNGASGYQTHERDGYNPYVRGIFDDLGRLMVVINHNTDLGDAWEWAESPYYPLSYSTYAYEMGTNMIVYGMTH; from the coding sequence ATGAGGCGACTCGCCCAAGCCGGCACGCTGCTGGCCGTTGTCGCAGTCTCCATTGTCTTCGGAGGATGCACGGACGACCGGATGGGAGAGGTTCGCAAGTACGTAGCGCCCAAAGTCGTTGAGACAGACGCTGAGCGAGTCCCGAACGAGGCATTCGGCGGAGCATTTCTCGGGCAGGATGCGCCACCCGCGGTCGGACGTCCGACCGCGGGTGGCGTGCTCGGACCGCGCCTCGACCCCCTGGAGACACCGGGACGATGGCCCTTCTACTGGACCCGCGCGGTCTACGCGGGCTACAGCCGCGGGGGCTGGGGTCGAAGCCGAAGCGGGTCGTGGGCAACGGACTATCCGAAGGGCGACCGTCAGTTTCTGGTCGTCCTGAAGCGTCTCGTGCGCCTCAATGCCTACGATTGGGAGAATGCAGTCGACCTGGCTGACCCGAAAATCCGCCGCTTCCCGATCATATACGCGGTCGAAGTGGGGCGCATGGACATGAACGAAGCACAGGTCGAGGGCCTTCGCGGATACCTGGACGCAGGGGGGTTCCTCATCGTCGACGACTTCTGGGGCAGTCGTGAGTGGGCCCAGTTCGAGTACAACATGACCCGCGTGTTTCCGGGCCGCTCGATTCAGTCGATTCCACTCGATCACCCCCTGTTCTCGGCGTTCTATGACATCGACGAGATCCTCCAGGTCCCCAATATCAACAACGGGGCCTCGGGCTATCAGACGCACGAGCGCGACGGATACAATCCGTATGTGCGCGGAATTTTCGACGATCTCGGTCGCCTCATGGTCGTGATCAACCACAACACGGATCTGGGCGACGCGTGGGAGTGGGCAGAGAGCCCGTACTATCCGCTGAGTTACTCGACGTATGCGTACGAGATGGGCACGAATATGATCGTCTACGGCATGACACACTGA